A window of the Rhizobium brockwellii genome harbors these coding sequences:
- a CDS encoding NUDIX hydrolase, whose translation MNDELKPWSVTASRITYEDRWIRVRSDDCVTADGTVVAPFHVLDYPDWINVIPVMPDGHVLLTREYRHGRGEIVLGLVAGSLEPGDSETGDAAMAAARRELREETGYEASTFVKLLTSYPNAASQSNVVTSWLALGLSRAGEPSFDPGEKVDLLFADLAAILGDLQSGAVIMQSMHVAALYAAESWLRTQASEGLK comes from the coding sequence ATGAACGACGAACTGAAGCCCTGGAGCGTGACAGCAAGCCGCATCACCTATGAGGATCGCTGGATCCGGGTCCGGAGCGACGATTGCGTCACCGCCGATGGAACCGTCGTCGCGCCCTTCCATGTGCTCGATTATCCCGATTGGATCAACGTCATCCCTGTGATGCCTGACGGGCACGTGCTGCTGACGCGGGAATACCGGCACGGCCGCGGCGAGATCGTGCTCGGTCTGGTCGCCGGCAGCCTCGAACCCGGCGACAGCGAGACCGGCGATGCGGCGATGGCAGCGGCCCGGCGCGAACTCCGGGAGGAGACCGGCTATGAGGCCTCGACCTTCGTCAAGCTGCTCACCTCCTATCCGAATGCCGCCAGCCAGAGCAACGTGGTGACGAGCTGGCTGGCGCTTGGTCTCAGCCGGGCCGGCGAACCGTCTTTCGACCCCGGAGAGAAGGTCGACCTGCTGTTTGCGGATCTTGCTGCCATCCTTGGCGACCTGCAGTCCGGCGCCGTCATCATGCAGTCGATGCATGTCGCGGCCCTTTATGCGGCGGAAAGCTGGCTTCGCACACAGGCCTCCGAAGGCTTGAAATAG
- a CDS encoding SRPBCC family protein, with product MDFTGEERIAAPRDIVWAALNDPDIMRGCIPGCQSIERLSPDVFEATIKVKFSLLSATFHGLLTLSNVDAPKSYTLSAEGKGGLAGFARGSADIVLEERGAETILHYRSKAELGGRLAQLGARLLDSTSQKLAEGFFSDFNAAVVAKMAAG from the coding sequence ATGGATTTCACCGGCGAAGAACGCATCGCGGCGCCGCGGGACATCGTCTGGGCAGCACTCAACGATCCCGACATCATGCGCGGCTGCATTCCGGGCTGCCAGAGCATCGAGCGGCTGTCGCCTGATGTCTTCGAGGCGACGATCAAGGTCAAGTTCAGCCTGTTGTCCGCCACCTTCCATGGGCTGCTGACGCTTTCCAATGTCGATGCGCCGAAGAGCTATACGCTGTCGGCCGAAGGCAAGGGCGGTCTTGCCGGATTCGCCAGGGGCAGTGCCGATATCGTGCTTGAAGAAAGGGGTGCCGAGACCATCCTGCACTACCGGTCGAAGGCCGAACTCGGCGGTAGGCTCGCCCAGCTCGGCGCCCGCCTGCTCGATTCGACCTCGCAAAAGCTCGCCGAAGGGTTCTTTTCGGATTTCAATGCCGCTGTCGTCGCGAAGATGGCAGCGGGTTAG
- a CDS encoding GNAT family N-acetyltransferase produces MTWTIRPPRAEDQEILAEIYLSVRRETFVWVDPGKFHREDFAAHTNGETVFVCAHENGRVAGFLSLWPADDFIHMLYISPEFQGQGAGRALLQALPEWPQHRYRLKCLVKNRRAKAFYLSHGFHVTGNGASPEGDYEELSFFPV; encoded by the coding sequence ATGACGTGGACCATCAGGCCGCCGCGGGCGGAAGACCAGGAAATACTCGCGGAGATTTATCTTTCCGTGCGCCGCGAAACATTCGTCTGGGTCGATCCCGGCAAATTCCATCGCGAGGATTTCGCTGCTCATACCAATGGCGAGACAGTCTTCGTCTGCGCGCATGAAAACGGCCGCGTTGCCGGCTTCCTGTCGCTCTGGCCAGCCGATGATTTCATCCACATGCTCTATATCAGCCCTGAATTTCAGGGCCAGGGTGCCGGTAGGGCGCTGCTGCAGGCGCTGCCGGAATGGCCGCAGCACCGGTACCGGCTGAAATGCCTGGTGAAGAACCGGCGGGCAAAGGCGTTCTACCTTTCCCACGGTTTCCACGTGACCGGCAACGGCGCCTCGCCGGAGGGCGACTATGAGGAACTGAGCTTTTTTCCGGTTTGA
- a CDS encoding LapA family protein, with protein MAKKIVNLLILLPLGVILIVFCVANRQSVTLAFNPFRPEDQVLAVSAPFFVFLVVALIAGMLIGAAATWFSQGKHRKRARTEAKEAIRWQSEADRHKNRAEEIAGQLPAR; from the coding sequence ATGGCCAAGAAGATCGTCAACCTGTTGATTCTGCTGCCGCTCGGCGTCATCCTCATCGTCTTCTGCGTCGCCAACCGGCAGAGCGTCACGCTCGCCTTCAATCCGTTCCGGCCGGAAGACCAGGTGCTGGCGGTTTCCGCGCCCTTCTTCGTCTTCCTGGTCGTCGCGCTGATCGCGGGCATGCTGATCGGGGCGGCCGCCACCTGGTTCAGCCAGGGCAAACACCGCAAGCGCGCCCGCACCGAGGCCAAGGAAGCCATCCGCTGGCAAAGCGAGGCCGACCGCCACAAGAACCGCGCCGAGGAAATCGCCGGGCAGTTGCCGGCGCGGTAA
- a CDS encoding integration host factor subunit beta, giving the protein MIKSELVQIVAARNPHLYHRDVENIVNAVLDEITDALAAGNRVELRGFGAFSVKNRPSRSGRNPRTGDTVFVEEKWVPFFKTGKELRERLNPGQADEED; this is encoded by the coding sequence GTGATCAAGTCCGAATTGGTGCAGATTGTTGCGGCACGCAACCCGCATCTCTATCATCGCGACGTCGAGAATATCGTCAACGCGGTTCTCGACGAGATCACGGATGCACTGGCTGCGGGTAACCGAGTCGAATTGCGCGGCTTTGGCGCCTTTTCGGTCAAGAACCGCCCGTCGCGCTCCGGCCGCAACCCGCGGACCGGCGATACCGTCTTCGTCGAGGAGAAGTGGGTTCCCTTCTTCAAGACCGGCAAGGAGCTGCGCGAGCGGCTCAATCCCGGCCAGGCCGACGAAGAGGATTGA
- the sppA gene encoding signal peptide peptidase SppA translates to MDSSIIADRRRLRRKLGFWRVIAVALIVALGFAFYRFALGDAGTERPHIAHVTISGLIVDDDELLERLKKVEISDQVKAVVISISSPGGTTYGGEKIFKAIRAISAKKPVVSDVRTLAASAGYMIATAGDTIIAGDSSITGSIGVIFQYPQIQPLLDKIGVSLQEIKSSPLKAEPSPFHEASEEAKTMIRNMVVDSYNWFVDLVADRRKLPRDEVLKLADGTIYTGRQALKVKLVDAIGGEAEIRAYLTSRGIDSDLPMVDWDKKSNTPFLLAGAVSRLITIFGYDDLMKTQDINGILPPKLLLDGLLSVWQVGHD, encoded by the coding sequence ATGGACAGTTCGATCATCGCCGATCGCCGGCGGCTGCGTCGTAAGCTCGGCTTCTGGCGCGTCATCGCTGTGGCCCTCATCGTGGCACTTGGTTTCGCCTTCTACCGCTTTGCCCTCGGCGATGCCGGGACGGAGCGCCCGCATATCGCCCATGTGACGATATCCGGGCTGATCGTCGATGACGACGAGCTTCTGGAGCGGCTGAAGAAGGTCGAGATCAGCGATCAGGTGAAGGCAGTGGTGATTTCGATCTCCTCGCCCGGCGGCACGACCTATGGCGGCGAAAAAATCTTCAAGGCGATCCGTGCGATATCAGCCAAGAAGCCTGTCGTCTCCGACGTGCGCACGCTTGCCGCCTCGGCCGGCTACATGATCGCCACCGCCGGCGATACGATCATTGCCGGCGACAGCTCGATCACCGGCTCGATCGGCGTCATCTTCCAGTATCCGCAGATCCAGCCGCTGCTCGACAAGATCGGCGTCTCGCTGCAGGAGATCAAGTCCTCGCCGCTGAAAGCCGAGCCCTCGCCCTTCCACGAGGCGAGCGAGGAAGCCAAGACGATGATCCGCAACATGGTGGTCGACAGCTATAACTGGTTCGTCGACCTCGTCGCCGACCGGCGCAAGCTGCCGCGCGACGAGGTGCTGAAACTGGCCGACGGCACGATCTATACCGGCCGCCAGGCGCTGAAGGTGAAACTCGTCGATGCAATCGGCGGCGAGGCCGAGATCCGCGCCTATCTGACGTCACGCGGTATCGACAGCGATCTGCCGATGGTGGACTGGGACAAGAAGAGCAATACGCCCTTTCTGCTCGCTGGGGCTGTTTCTCGGTTGATTACGATCTTCGGTTATGATGATCTCATGAAAACCCAGGATATCAATGGAATCCTGCCCCCAAAGTTGCTTCTTGACGGGCTGCTTTCAGTTTGGCAGGTTGGCCACGATTGA
- the lptC gene encoding LPS export ABC transporter periplasmic protein LptC has product MLDTLKNNGHAAYSGSDRNAYGDALFHSARVRRLKILLPVAALIIAAGLSAVALVRIYLPENIKMEGAKIENGKVVMEKPAISGRNSDGINYSMLAERALQDIRNPDFITLETIKAAVPMNDGLIARVVASTADYNRATDNLHMTAPFTLVLSSGLNANFQSAQLDIKGGNMRSDDPVTITKDNASIVAKTLQITDKGRVITFEGNVRMNVDPSAIHKQGT; this is encoded by the coding sequence ATGCTCGATACCCTGAAGAACAACGGACATGCCGCCTATTCGGGGTCCGACAGGAATGCCTATGGCGATGCGTTGTTCCATTCCGCCCGCGTGCGGCGGCTGAAGATATTGCTGCCGGTAGCCGCCCTCATCATCGCGGCAGGCCTCAGCGCGGTGGCGTTGGTCCGCATCTATCTGCCTGAAAACATCAAGATGGAAGGCGCCAAGATCGAGAACGGCAAGGTCGTGATGGAAAAGCCGGCGATCTCGGGGCGCAATTCCGACGGCATCAACTATTCGATGCTGGCCGAAAGGGCGCTGCAGGATATCCGCAATCCCGATTTCATCACGCTCGAGACCATCAAGGCCGCTGTGCCGATGAATGATGGCCTGATCGCCCGTGTCGTCGCCTCGACCGCCGATTACAATCGCGCCACCGACAATCTGCATATGACGGCCCCCTTCACCCTGGTGCTGAGCAGCGGCCTCAATGCGAATTTCCAGTCCGCCCAGCTCGACATCAAGGGCGGAAACATGCGGAGCGACGACCCCGTCACCATCACCAAGGACAATGCCTCCATTGTTGCGAAGACGCTTCAGATAACCGATAAGGGGCGGGTGATCACATTCGAGGGGAATGTTCGCATGAATGTCGATCCATCCGCCATCCATAAACAGGGCACTTAA
- a CDS encoding LptA/OstA family protein: protein MTKDCRFSTCKTGMAFIAGAFALILTASGAGAQQATATMPGMKLSNDQPIQIESDKLEIHDQEHTALFTGKVKVVQGTTTMQSGKMTVYYKDKAAKPAADGAQPAAQPEQSASLASGSADIDKILVTDKVFLTSGTQTATADDGNFDMASQTFILTADEGNKVILSDGPNVFTGCKLTVHMQTGQAELESCGGRVQIQLDPKSKPNTPQQKQN, encoded by the coding sequence ATGACAAAAGATTGTCGCTTTTCCACTTGCAAGACAGGCATGGCATTCATTGCCGGCGCATTTGCCCTTATTCTGACGGCCTCGGGCGCCGGCGCGCAGCAGGCGACGGCGACGATGCCGGGCATGAAGCTGTCCAACGACCAGCCGATCCAGATCGAAAGCGACAAGCTGGAGATCCATGACCAGGAACACACCGCGCTCTTCACCGGCAAGGTCAAGGTCGTCCAGGGGACGACGACGATGCAGTCCGGCAAGATGACCGTCTATTACAAGGACAAGGCGGCAAAGCCGGCTGCTGACGGGGCGCAACCTGCTGCCCAGCCGGAACAGTCGGCCTCGCTTGCATCGGGAAGTGCTGATATCGACAAGATCCTGGTGACGGACAAGGTCTTTTTGACCTCGGGCACGCAGACGGCGACCGCCGATGACGGCAATTTCGACATGGCCTCGCAGACATTCATCCTCACCGCGGATGAGGGGAATAAAGTTATTCTGTCGGACGGGCCGAACGTTTTTACCGGCTGCAAACTGACGGTTCACATGCAGACCGGCCAGGCGGAGCTTGAAAGCTGCGGCGGGCGTGTCCAGATTCAGCTCGATCCGAAGTCGAAGCCGAATACACCGCAGCAGAAGCAGAACTGA
- the lptB gene encoding LPS export ABC transporter ATP-binding protein has product MFGKPGPQAAGAADKSRYQGTLIARGLTKTYATRRVVNGVSLVVRRGEAVGLLGPNGAGKTTCFYMITGLVPVDEGTIEIDGNDVTTMPMYRRSRLGVGYLPQEASIFRGLTVEENIRAVLEVHVKDKAEREQKLNELLEEFHIQKLRKSAAVALSGGERRRLEIARALATDPTFMLLDEPFAGVDPISVADIQNLVHHLTARGIGVLITDHNVRETLGLIDRAYIIHAGEVLTHGRANDIVNNPEVRRLYLGDNFSL; this is encoded by the coding sequence ATGTTCGGCAAGCCCGGGCCACAAGCTGCGGGCGCCGCCGACAAGAGCCGCTATCAGGGAACGCTGATCGCACGCGGTCTGACGAAGACCTATGCGACGCGGCGCGTCGTCAACGGCGTCTCGCTGGTGGTGCGCCGCGGCGAGGCCGTCGGCCTGCTCGGCCCGAACGGCGCCGGCAAGACCACCTGTTTTTACATGATCACCGGCCTCGTGCCGGTCGATGAAGGCACGATTGAGATCGACGGCAACGACGTCACGACCATGCCGATGTACCGCCGCTCGCGCCTCGGCGTCGGTTACCTGCCGCAGGAAGCCTCGATCTTCCGCGGCTTGACGGTGGAAGAGAATATCCGCGCCGTCCTCGAAGTGCATGTGAAGGACAAGGCCGAGCGCGAGCAGAAGCTGAACGAGCTGCTGGAGGAATTCCATATCCAGAAGCTGCGCAAGAGTGCCGCCGTCGCCCTGTCCGGCGGTGAGCGCCGTCGCCTCGAAATCGCCCGTGCGCTTGCGACCGACCCGACCTTCATGCTGCTCGACGAACCCTTCGCCGGCGTCGACCCGATCTCGGTCGCCGACATCCAGAATCTCGTTCACCACCTGACGGCACGCGGCATCGGCGTTCTCATCACCGACCACAATGTCCGCGAGACGCTGGGTCTCATCGACCGCGCCTACATCATCCATGCCGGTGAGGTCCTGACCCATGGCCGGGCGAACGACATCGTCAACAATCCGGAAGTGCGCCGGCTCTACCTCGGCGACAATTTCAGCCTCTGA
- the rpoN gene encoding RNA polymerase factor sigma-54: MALSANLFLRQTQSLVMTPQLMQSIQLLQMTHFELNQFIALEVEKNPLLEFPSNDGEAGGERGEAEDGEYAHQPEDAGSDDGYDNRTEALSSDWYDNGGSASTSRLNDELDANYTNVFPDDGAPQRLDAPELVSQWKSMPGSGEGADYDLDDFVAGQVSLRDHLAQQIPFVLPDMADRLIAQNFVDQLDDCGYLQADIVEAGERLGTSLAQAERVLATLQSLDPPGVFARSPAECLAIQLRQKDRYDPAMQAMVENLELLASRDFATLKRLCGVDEEDLLDMLGEIRQLNPKPGSGFGAGVSEAIMPDVVVRASSDGGWRVELNPDALPRVLVNQSYFSRVTKNGEDHAFLSDCLQTANWLTRSLDQRAKTIMKVASEIVRQQDAFLLHGVDYLRPLNLKTVAEAIKMHESTVSRVTSNKYMLTPRGLFELKYFFTVSISAVAGGDSHSAEAVRHKIRALILQESPEAVLSDDDIVDMLKKGGVDLARRTVAKYREAMNIASSVQRRREKRALAKVAGF, encoded by the coding sequence ATGGCACTGTCCGCCAATCTTTTCCTGCGCCAGACTCAGTCTTTGGTGATGACGCCGCAACTGATGCAATCCATCCAGTTGCTGCAGATGACGCATTTCGAACTCAACCAGTTCATCGCCCTGGAAGTGGAGAAGAACCCGCTGCTCGAATTTCCGTCGAATGACGGCGAGGCGGGTGGCGAACGCGGCGAAGCCGAAGATGGAGAGTATGCTCATCAGCCGGAGGACGCCGGTTCTGACGACGGCTACGACAACCGCACCGAGGCGCTCTCCAGCGACTGGTATGACAATGGCGGCAGCGCCAGCACCAGCCGGCTGAACGACGAACTCGACGCCAATTACACCAATGTCTTTCCCGATGACGGTGCCCCGCAGCGCCTCGATGCGCCGGAGCTCGTCAGCCAGTGGAAATCGATGCCGGGCAGCGGCGAGGGCGCCGACTACGATCTTGACGATTTCGTCGCCGGCCAGGTGTCGCTGCGCGATCATCTCGCCCAGCAGATCCCCTTCGTCCTGCCTGACATGGCCGACCGGCTGATCGCGCAGAATTTCGTCGACCAGCTCGACGACTGCGGTTATCTGCAGGCCGATATCGTCGAGGCGGGCGAGAGGTTGGGCACGAGCCTCGCACAGGCCGAGCGCGTGCTCGCCACCCTCCAGAGCCTCGATCCGCCGGGTGTTTTCGCCCGCAGCCCTGCCGAATGCCTGGCGATCCAGCTCAGGCAGAAGGACCGATACGACCCGGCCATGCAGGCTATGGTCGAAAACCTCGAACTCCTGGCGAGCCGCGATTTCGCCACGCTGAAGCGGCTTTGCGGCGTCGACGAGGAAGATCTTCTCGACATGCTCGGCGAGATCCGCCAGCTCAATCCGAAGCCCGGCAGCGGTTTCGGGGCGGGCGTTTCCGAAGCGATCATGCCCGATGTGGTCGTCAGAGCCTCCTCGGATGGCGGCTGGCGGGTCGAACTCAATCCGGATGCGCTGCCGCGCGTGCTGGTCAACCAGTCTTATTTTTCCCGGGTGACAAAGAACGGCGAGGATCATGCCTTCCTCTCCGATTGCCTGCAGACCGCCAACTGGCTGACGCGCAGCCTCGATCAGCGGGCTAAAACCATCATGAAGGTGGCAAGCGAAATCGTCCGCCAGCAGGACGCCTTCCTGCTGCACGGCGTCGACTATCTGCGCCCGCTGAACCTGAAGACGGTCGCCGAAGCGATCAAGATGCATGAATCCACCGTCAGCCGCGTCACGTCGAACAAATATATGCTGACGCCGCGCGGTCTCTTCGAACTCAAATATTTCTTCACCGTCTCGATCAGCGCCGTCGCAGGCGGCGACAGCCATTCGGCCGAAGCCGTGCGTCACAAGATCCGCGCGCTGATCCTGCAGGAGAGCCCGGAGGCGGTGCTTTCCGATGACGATATCGTCGACATGCTGAAAAAGGGCGGCGTCGATCTCGCCCGCCGCACGGTTGCGAAATACCGGGAGGCGATGAACATTGCCTCTTCGGTGCAGCGCCGCCGCGAGAAGCGGGCGCTCGCCAAGGTCGCCGGTTTCTGA
- a CDS encoding DMT family transporter, producing the protein MPTMTPQNSNLARELFLLLVLATLWGSSYSFIKIGVETIPPITLIATRTLIAGGILLAVLRHRRVRLPRDRATWRRFFVQACLNSVVPFTLIAWAEQSVDAGLAVILNSATPIFTFLLTVLITRHEQVTLRRLFGVMAGLAGICLVIGVEALGGLGESLMAQLAIILATICYAGAAIFSKNFKGLDPAVPAAGSLISGAVVLLPISLVVDRPWELDPSAASILALLALSAFSTALAFVIYFRLVQTLGSVGTTAQAYLRVPIGVAIGIVFLGERLSPTAWIGLVCVIAGVAAMTIPARKGTTQARNA; encoded by the coding sequence ATGCCGACGATGACGCCGCAAAATTCCAACCTTGCCAGGGAGCTTTTCCTGCTGCTGGTGCTGGCGACCCTGTGGGGTTCCTCCTATAGCTTCATCAAGATCGGCGTCGAGACGATCCCGCCGATAACGTTGATCGCCACCCGCACGCTGATTGCCGGCGGCATTCTGCTGGCCGTCCTGCGCCACCGGCGTGTCCGCCTGCCGCGCGATCGTGCCACCTGGCGGCGGTTTTTCGTTCAGGCCTGTCTGAACAGTGTCGTTCCCTTCACACTGATCGCCTGGGCGGAACAGTCCGTCGATGCCGGATTGGCGGTGATCTTGAATTCGGCAACGCCGATCTTCACCTTCCTGCTGACCGTGCTGATCACCCGCCATGAGCAGGTGACCTTGCGACGGCTTTTCGGCGTCATGGCCGGGCTTGCCGGCATCTGCCTCGTCATCGGCGTCGAAGCGCTCGGCGGTCTCGGCGAAAGCCTGATGGCGCAGCTTGCCATCATCCTGGCGACCATCTGCTATGCAGGTGCCGCGATTTTCAGCAAGAACTTCAAGGGGCTCGATCCCGCAGTGCCGGCGGCCGGCTCTTTGATCTCAGGCGCGGTTGTTCTCTTGCCCATCAGCCTCGTCGTCGATCGGCCATGGGAGCTCGATCCGTCGGCGGCATCGATACTGGCGCTGCTTGCCCTCTCCGCCTTTTCGACGGCGCTTGCCTTTGTGATCTATTTCCGTCTCGTCCAGACACTGGGTTCGGTCGGAACCACCGCGCAAGCCTATCTCAGAGTGCCGATCGGTGTTGCGATCGGCATCGTTTTCCTCGGCGAAAGGCTGAGCCCGACGGCCTGGATCGGGCTCGTCTGCGTCATAGCAGGTGTCGCCGCCATGACGATCCCTGCAAGGAAGGGCACAACGCAGGCGCGAAACGCGTAG
- the hpf gene encoding ribosome hibernation-promoting factor, HPF/YfiA family: MSVRVSGKHMEIGESFRQKIEDQISMAITKYFDGGYSGQVTVEKASSRYSADCKLHLDSGVVLHAAGEATDPQLAFDAASQRIEKRLRRYKRKLKDHHAGSHLNGFAEVSYTVMDSVPDHDDEIADDFAPAIVAESTKQLKTMSVATAVMALDMTDEPLLLFRSPGKEHLNIVYRRHDGNIGWIDSASIKG; encoded by the coding sequence ATGAGTGTGCGTGTATCCGGGAAACATATGGAAATTGGTGAATCCTTCCGTCAAAAGATCGAGGACCAAATTAGTATGGCCATCACGAAATACTTCGACGGGGGATATTCCGGCCAGGTGACCGTGGAAAAGGCGAGTTCTCGTTACTCGGCGGATTGCAAGCTTCATCTCGACAGCGGGGTGGTGCTGCATGCGGCCGGCGAGGCGACCGACCCGCAATTGGCTTTCGACGCCGCCTCGCAGCGGATCGAAAAGCGGTTGCGGCGTTACAAGCGCAAGCTGAAGGACCATCACGCCGGAAGCCATCTGAATGGTTTTGCAGAGGTCTCCTACACGGTTATGGATTCCGTTCCTGATCACGATGATGAAATCGCTGACGATTTCGCTCCGGCGATCGTCGCTGAAAGCACGAAGCAGCTGAAGACCATGTCGGTCGCCACCGCCGTGATGGCGCTCGACATGACCGACGAGCCGCTTCTCCTGTTCCGCAGCCCCGGCAAGGAACATCTGAACATCGTTTACCGTCGGCACGACGGAAATATTGGCTGGATCGATTCAGCCAGTATCAAAGGCTGA
- the ptsN gene encoding PTS IIA-like nitrogen regulatory protein PtsN — protein MALADLLHQDAIIPALRVNSKKQLLQELAARASRITGLSEREIFDVILQRERLGSTGVGNGIAIPHGKLGNIHSIVGIFARLEQPVDFEALDDQPVDLVFLLLAPEGAGADHLKALSRIARVLRDHDLVAKLRATESASAIYAFLNEEQTSNAA, from the coding sequence ATGGCATTGGCAGATTTGCTCCATCAGGATGCGATCATTCCCGCCCTCAGAGTAAATTCCAAGAAACAGTTGCTTCAGGAATTGGCTGCAAGAGCCTCCAGGATCACCGGGCTTTCCGAACGGGAGATCTTCGACGTCATCCTGCAACGCGAACGCCTGGGCTCGACCGGAGTCGGCAACGGCATCGCCATTCCCCACGGCAAGCTGGGAAACATCCATTCGATCGTCGGCATCTTCGCCCGGCTGGAGCAGCCGGTCGATTTCGAGGCGCTGGACGACCAGCCGGTCGATCTCGTGTTCCTGCTGCTTGCGCCGGAAGGGGCGGGCGCCGATCATCTCAAGGCTCTGTCGCGAATCGCCCGTGTGCTGCGCGATCACGATCTGGTCGCCAAGCTGCGTGCCACCGAGTCCGCCTCGGCGATCTATGCCTTCCTCAACGAAGAGCAGACGTCGAACGCTGCCTGA